The window TGAGAAAGAGGGCAAGGGAAACAAAGGAGGGAGAACAGTTCCATAAAGGAACACACTGCTAATTGGATCCAGGAAGATGTGAAATCACTAAAACAATGAATTCCCTGACATAAGTGTGAAATCTTTAGGCTGCATAAGTTTGGAAGAGATTTTCATTTTACTTTTACAATTACACTATTCTCATGTTAGTACACTATTCATCCTTCAAAGTGAATCAGGTTTTAAGCACTCaaatgtttccaaataaaccccaTTAATCTATTGTTTTCAATCAACAAGATAGAATCATTCTGTTAAATATAATACAAAGAACGAGTTGAGCAAACATATTTTATTTGGCAGCAACATCATCCTGAAGATATGTGCTTGCTTTTAAGTAGCTTTAACACTACTCTCAAGTCAGCCACTGAGAAGCATGTGATCCCAGCCTGCAGGCATCTTGCCTCAATATTTGTATTCTTCCTCATAGAGAGAGAAGTATGatcattctcttcctgagactgTGCCATGTGGCAAACTGAACAATTAAGATTCCCATTTTACCAGTTCACAGTGGAGCACAATAAAGCAAAACATCACAACCCAAAGCCAAAACACCTGAGACAGATCTTCCCCTAATGAGATATATACCATTGTGATGTTTTTTGTAGTCATGGATCCTGTGCAATTGTATTcaaatttgtctttttttttggatTCAAAAACATGATTTCTAAGCTAAGCCCTAACCTCATTTACTCACGATTCCCATGTCCCTTAATTTCCTGTTCTTATACAAACATCAAGGGAAATCTTACAGTAGGACAATAATTCCTTTATGTTGTATCTTTCTTTTTCCTGATTATGAGGCTGTAACCATGTATTCAGGAATATGGTGGACGTGACTCAAAATGTAATTGAATTTAACGTCAGTTATTGTTCTATAAAATTTCAGTTTAAACTGATGTGATCACAGGTttatttgttaattctaaaaaATCATGAAAGCACCAAAATATGTTGCCCCCTCATTAACATCTACAGCACTTGCATTTGTTACTTTTATGAATAGTTTGTCCCCTTGCTGCAGTTCAAAGAGGGCTCCTTGAAAACTTGTATATGCATCAAACGTGTACTCTTTTGACCAACATTTCGTGGAAATAGCTTTTGTTAGAAGAATAGGATTGTAATAATTCATGGACTTCTTGTAAAGATACTGCAGAAACAGATTGTACTGTTGATCTTCTCCATCTGGTTCCGGTATATGCCAGAAATAAACATGGGAGTAGACGTAGTAGATACCGTTTCTTGGAATGGTAATTTCTCCATGATGGTATTTTATACCACCTTGGTGCACtgcatatccttttacattgttCCAGTAAAGGATATCCTGTCCATCTCCATGAGCAAAATCAGGTGGCACTGCCAAGGAAGTTTCAAAAGAAGGAATTAAATACATTTTTAACAAGGATATCAGTCATATTCTGTGACATAGTTCATAACAGATACTAAATCTTT of the Chiloscyllium punctatum isolate Juve2018m chromosome 25, sChiPun1.3, whole genome shotgun sequence genome contains:
- the LOC140495846 gene encoding tumor necrosis factor ligand superfamily member 10-like isoform X2, which codes for MSSPPTDYSYQKLEEKCTAVEKRKWHIVTLLLGFTAIAEMCVTCYFFCYFTDQIDQRLQSDVRNLIYKELKAHNVTSLGPEKPAIHLTGQHRNKPLKNVPPDFAHGDGQDILYWNNVKGYAVHQGGIKYHHGEITIPRNGIYYVYSHVYFWHIPEPDGEDQQYNLFLQYLYKKSMNYYNPILLTKAISTKCWSKEYTFDAYTSFQGALFELQQGDKLFIKVTNASAVDVNEGATYFGAFMIF